The stretch of DNA GCACTTTTCCATGCTCTGCATTTTTCAAGATGTGCAGAGTCAGCATAAATGGATTAGTACATTACATATgtgcagaagaggaagatggcaACATATGCACACAGGATTGATACATTGCACAGTGCTGGAAGCAAAAACAAGTTTGGCCGTATGAATCAAGTAGTTTCCTGTTATTGTCAACAAGGTAGCAACAGATTCCAACTATGTTCTTGCCGAAGCCAGGTATACATGAGTTTCGCTAGACATTACTATTATCAATATCAAAGGATCACAAAGATGCAATAAGAACATGGTGATTTAGACGCATATTATTGATAAGGGCAGGTTGTTTCAGAATAAGGAACCAATGCACACCATGCCAGAGTTCGTATATGGGGAAATTATTTAAAATTAGCAAGTGACTCATTCTTTGAATGCAGACAAATCAACTATGGCAGAAGTTAATACCCTTCTCATACTCTAACGCTTGAAGAATCATTTCCACctgaaacaaaacaaaaaatagCAACAGGTGAAATCAGCTGGACCAAACAGAACAtaaaaacaaagaaaacaaaacagaATGTGCATCAGAGTAAACCAAAACAATACACATGAACATGTTTGCATGAGACAAAACTTTTGAAGTAGTATTATTAATCCGTTAACAAACTTAAATGCTTTCAAGTGCCAGAACTTTGCATGTCTGGAAGGAAACCCAAACTAAAGAAACTTGCATGGCAACAACAAATGATAACCCTGATATATATGATACAAATTAGATGACACATGTAAAGGAAAGCAGAACCAATATTAATTAACAAAGTATGAAGTTAAGAAAATAATGGCAGGCTTACTTTATCAAAATCCTTTACGAGATTGGCTTCAACAGAGGAGTTGTTTTCGTATTCTTCCCACAGCTCCTTAATTTCCTCAGCTAGAAAACAGTAAATTCAATAATGTTAATACAATGTTATCAAACATTCATTTAAGAACTGAAAATTCTTGTCACAAATGGAGACATACCTGTTGATCCACCACCAAGAACTTCACACATTTCATTTAGAGCTTCTTGTTCACGCCTGCTTTTTTCTGCTTTAGGTATGCCGTCAGATGGAGTGATGTCGCCAACAATAGCTGTTAATAAAATAAGGTATAAGGTATGAATAGTTGAAAAGCACTTGGTTGAAaactgaaagatgctaacaaaagAGCAGGTGAAGGACAGCACACAGAATCAACAAGTAAATATAAATATGTTTATTGGCCTACCTTCAGCAATGTCGTGAACGATAGCTATTTTGATACACCTGTTACAGCAAAATAAATGTTCCTTTAGCAGCAGGTAAAATAGTAATGATTAATGAAGATGGCACCTAAAAATGTCACTTTAATATCAATATTAAAAAGGGGAAACATAGAAAACTTAACCTTTCTCGATTTACAGCAGGTAGGTCATCAGCAATCAAAGCCATCAGGGCCATACGATACATGTGATCAGCAATAGACTCGGGACCCTTGATGCTGTGATTTATCCAGCCTTTCCTTTTAGTGGTCTGTGGTAAGAGCGGAACAAGGAATAACCAAATAAACCTCAGAATAGTGCAATATGATGGATACCATCTCCAGCAGATCCCTAAGACTAGTACCTAATAAAACCCACCCCTCTTTTGTGTATACACACTTACATGTCAGTGGGCCAATTATTATTTTTCCTACCCACTCCATCAGCGGTGCCCTGCCCTACCTTCGGGATGCTCCGGAGCTCGTGCAACAGCGCTGCAGCTCGAACCAGCCGTGTTGCCACTTGCAGCAGCCGAGCTTGGCCCACGCAGAGGGGAGGCAACATGGGGACGGGGAGCCATGGCAGCACACAAAGTAGCTCCAGCAGCAGGCACGGGACGGCAGTTCACACAGTACGGATAGGTGGTGGCTGTGCAGAGGGGACACAAGGCGGCGCGCGCTGGAGAAACATGTGGCAGGGGTGAGGAGGGGATGGTGCAGCGGTGGACGGAGCTCCGGTGGTGGCAGACAGCTGGGCAAGGCAGCGCGCAGCGAGAGGCAGCAATGGCCCTCAGCCCCTAGGGGCTGAAAATTCAGCTCACCAAGAATAAACACAGAAGGATAGAgggtgggagggggcacccctaCATGTAGGAGGTTGGGCCTGGTTTTTAGTTGGCCGCCTAAATGTTTTAGGCATTGGCAGCCATATAGGGGATCTGTTGGAGGAAGAAATAATCGACTATTGAGAGCTTTTATGTAGTGGATAGGTGATCTGCTGGAGAATCTCGCATCATAAGCATGGGGGCATGAAGGCATGAATTGAAAACGGAGTCCATGTCCATGCACTCCACATCATATACTTAGACATGTGAGCTGAGCAGCCATCGTGAGACGTCATGAATCACCAATTCACCATACGAATTGATCGTTTCAAAACTTGCATATACGAAGCCCTGCTCGGATCGAGTATAGTTTTTGTGTGCTCGCCGGTATTTAGCACAAGTTAGCAAAGCTATATGAAAATTATTTACTGTTTTGCCAGGACCTAGGAGTATCACTAGTCTGATGGCACACCACGTAAGGCCAGCAAAGGAAGGAGCAAGCATCACGTGATTTACCTTGAGGCTATGGCAGAGAGTGAGGAAATCGATGGCCGAGGCGGCGGAGGACGCCGCGGAGGAcgccggcgagggcggcgcgacTGCCGCGGCGTCCAGCGGCGCCGGCGGCCGCCTGGGGAGGGGCGATCCGCCTGGCCCAGGGCTCCCGGAGACAGCGCGGGTGCCACAAGCGAGGCGTCTCGAAGGGAGGATacgcggcggcgagcggcggaggAGGCCCCGCGCGGGAGGGGCGGGTAGCCGCGAGCTAACGGCCATCGGAGGGAGCGCGGTCGCCGGGTTGGAGGGGATCAGTGGAAAAGGCGGAGGAatcggcgggcggcggcggctttgcTTTCCTTCTCCTCTTGTGCCGTCCTTTGCTCGCCCCTCCTGCTTCTGTGGAACGGGGCAGACGGCATACGTCGAGTCGAACCGGACGCCCACGCTCTCGAACCAACCTTGCCCCTCGTCATCATCCAGCCGTCCGTGTTGTCACTCGTACCTACCCGTGGCGCCTCGAGGCATTTGGCTCGGTTGCATCGCAAAAGATCCACTGCAGCTGTGCAGAATTGGAAAAGGCAAGTTGCGTTTTTTTCATTCTTCTGATTTTGATTTCAGAAACATTTGATAGCcgcgaatcaacctgtggttgagttggttaggtggacagtggtatcctcaacccaccagggttcaaatccttgTGCTtgcattattcctggatttatttcaggatttccgacGATGCGCTGCTCATAGGAATCTCGAAACGCTCGAATCGGTCGTTTCTCACAGGCTCGAGCGATGCAACTCTCCAACGGGCCGACCCATTTCATGACCGTGCGCGTTTTAAATCATGTCGTCGCCCTGGTTTTGGCGCACCAGCGCGCGGGAAAGGTTCGCGCGCGCGCCGCGGCCAGCGCTCGTTATAAAGAAGGCGCTCCCTCCACAGTCTGTTCGCCGCCCACTCTCGCCGTCTCTGCGCCACCATGTCGATCCGTCGCCTGGGTGCTTCGGATTTTCGCAGAGTCCGCGGGCGCCGCTCCGGCGCCTTCTCCTCCAAGATCTGGTTTCGCGAGAAACATCTCATCCTCGGCACCTTCGACACCGCAGAGGAGGCGGCCCGCGCACATGACGCAgcggtgatgacccacaagtataggggatctatcgttgtcctttcgataagtaagagtgtcgaacccaacgaggagcagaagaaaatgataagcggtttccagcaaagtattctctgcaagtactgaaataagtggtaacagatagttttgttataggataatttgtaacgagcaacaagtaacaaaagtaaataaaatgcagcaaggtggcccaatcctttttgtaacaaaggacaagcctggacaaactcttatatagagaaaaacgctcccgaggacacatgggaatatcgtcaagctagttttcatcacgttcataagattcgcgttcggtactttgataatctgatatgtgggtggaccggtgcttgggtactgtccttacttggacaagcatctcacttatgattaacctctattgcaagcatctgcaactacaacaaaagtattaaggtaaacctaaccatagcatgaaacatatggatccaaaccagccccttacgaagcaacgcataaactagagtttaagcttctgtcactctagcaacccatcatctacttattactccccaatgccttcctctaggccaaaatagtggtgaagtgtcatatagtcgacgttcacatgacaccactagagggatgacaacatatatctcatcaaaatatcgaacgaagaccaaattcacatgactactaatagcaagacttctcccatgtcctcaggaacaaacgtaactactcacaaagcatattcatattcataatcagaggggtattaatatgcatataggatctgaacatatgatcttccaccaattaaaccaactagcatcaactacaaggagtaattaacactactagcaacccacaggtaccaatcccgaacttggagataagaattggatacaagagatgaactagggttttaaGAGGAGAttgtgctggtgaagatgttgatggagattgccctctcccgatgagagaagcgttggtgatgacgatggcgatgatttcctcctcccggaggaaagtttccccggcagaacagctccgccagagccctagattggttccgccaaggttccgcctcgtggcggcggagtttcgtccgagaagatggcttattattttttcccatcgaaagacttgatatagcagaagatggtcatcggagggccatcagggggcccacgacgtagggggcgcgcccaggagggtaggcgccccccaccctcgtgggcagggtgtggaccccctgatgaacttcttccgctgagtattttttatatattctgaaaacgtcttccgtgaagtttcaggattttgggagctgtgcagaataggtctctaatatttgctccttttccagcctagaatcccagctgtcggcattctccctctttatgtaaaccttgtaaaataagagagaataggcgtaagtattgtgacataatgtgtaataacaacccataatgcaataaatatcgatataaaagcatgatacaaaatggacgtatcaggcgGCGTGGCGCCTCCTGAGGCCTCGTTGGGATATGAATTTTCCCAACGTGTCGAGCCAGCGGCCACAGGATCTGGCGCCTCTCCCGCGGCTTTTCACCGACGAGGATCGTCGTGTCCACCGGAGGTGGCAGCGTCGCCTCGCCATCGTGGAGAAGGACGTGGAAGCCTTGGTGGTGTGGCGCGGAGGCTTCCCGCAGGACATCGTCGACGAGCGCCAGTTCTACAAGCAAAGGAGGTTGGAGAGGgacgcgaggaggagggagcgagCCGTCTATCGGGAAGACAAGCGTTCGCACAAGCAGGCAGCTCAATTGAAACTGGAGCTACAAGAAACGGCGGGTTGGGACTTTGGAGACGAGGCGTATGCTAACGCCTACATTCAGACGTCGGAGAAGGATATTACCGAGTCGGAGTCAAGCGACGAGTAGTAGTCTTTTCTTTTATCTGTGTACGCTAGAACTATCTATGTATCCATTTTTATCTGAAAAAATGGCCGGCGGCGTCGGCGACGTAGTAGGCGGGCGTGGGTGTGAATCCAATGTGCCACCGACCAGCGGGCCCGGTGAGGAAAGAGGGCGAGCGCGCGCGCGTCCGTCTTGTGTCCGCGCCAACGTAAATTAGGCTCAAAATGGGCCAGGAATGGGTCGGCAGGCGGACGAAAGCGGACGCGCGTCCATTTGGGTCGACGCGCTGGGCCGGCTTTTTtgtccgcgccgacccaaacggacgcccgcggacgaaatgggtcgccccattAGAGTTGCTCTCAAGCACGTGGGCATTTGAGATTGCACGCGAGGAGCTACACTTAAGACGCCGCGTTACTTCCCGAAATGCTGCCGTAACTCCCCTCATCCTTTTCTCACCGCTCACTCTCCCCCCTCTCCACTCTCACATCAAAAGCAGCGAGCACGAGATCTGGAGGGCGAGCATCGGAGCGAAGATCTAGATGGTAAGCATCGGCCTCATCACTTCACCTGCAGGCGTTCGTCAATGACGGTAAGCCCTCTATTTTGGATGAAGTCAATTTATCATGTCCGCATTCAATTTACGCATCGCACACTAGGCATCCAATCTACCCCGTGGGTTCGATTTGGCACTTGATTTAGGCATACCCGATTAGAGATTTGAGCGGTTCGAACGGGATTGAGTAAGATTTTTACTAGGAGAGCGTAAATCAAGCTTTACATCCATTGACATCCATCCCAACAAGCACTAAATCCTAGCTGGAGTGGGCCTGAAGGAGCTGGGAGTGGCGATAGCCTTGAGGTTTGTAATCGTTGACCTCCAAGGGCAGGGTACAGTCGTCTGGCTCAGGCGCTGTGACAGCCGTCTCCACCATTTTGGCATTGTCAGCGTCCTGAGGCTCAGTCGGTTCGTCATTGGCAGCATCcatcatctcctcctcctcctcgtcctacAGAACAATGGTGGTCGGCGCCACCGTGATGTCCAATTGGTCAT from Triticum urartu cultivar G1812 chromosome 3, Tu2.1, whole genome shotgun sequence encodes:
- the LOC125544226 gene encoding 5'-deoxynucleotidase HDDC2-like — protein: MAVSSRLPAPPARGLLRRSPPRILPSRRLACGTRAVSGSPGPGGSPLPRRPPAPLDAAAVAPPSPASSAASSAASAIDFLTLCHSLKTTKRKGWINHSIKGPESIADHMYRMALMALIADDLPAVNRERCIKIAIVHDIAEAIVGDITPSDGIPKAEKSRREQEALNEMCEVLGGGSTAEEIKELWEEYENNSSVEANLVKDFDKVEMILQALEYEKEHGKVLDEFFLSTAGKFQTEIGKSWAAEVNSRRTNGCGQN